One genomic region from Melioribacteraceae bacterium encodes:
- a CDS encoding PAS domain-containing sensor histidine kinase, whose protein sequence is MTGNASNSSYSKQTVTDNMTPSSIQPSRDLKLLLHMINSISEAINITDMESEILFVNNAFLKMYGYKMDEIIGKNISVIRSNNNDPAITSKIHESTLKGGWHGRLINKKKNGAEFTIELSTSLIKDETGAAVALVGIAWDMTGEIKAEEQLREVQDKYRTLFVELKDTVYESTVDGNFLELNPAGLDLFGVKSFDQLKHIDIAKEIYLHHEEREKFKKELERTGFVSNYQIDIKRLNGEIATVLETSMVVKDRNGEITGYRGILRDITEIKKNEERLKLLVEKFENLNLQLRKSEQELKELNAAKDKFFSIVAHDLRSPFSSLLSFSEFLVEDIEELSKEDIKSFAEKINESSKTVFTLLENLLQWSRIQTGKIPYEPTTFNINYKINQIINLLKNNAEQKNISVSNDVSNGAIVFADEDMIFSVVQNLLSNAIKFTKDGGNIVFKSSFRESDIEISITDNGVGIKDEDIKKLFRMDSHHTTYGTKDEKGSGLGLLLCKEMVERNRGKIWVSSKSGIGTTFAFTVPKG, encoded by the coding sequence ATGACAGGTAATGCTTCCAATTCATCTTACTCAAAACAAACGGTAACGGACAATATGACACCATCCAGCATTCAACCCTCAAGGGATTTAAAATTATTGCTTCATATGATCAATTCAATAAGTGAAGCGATTAATATTACCGATATGGAAAGTGAAATATTATTCGTAAACAATGCTTTCCTCAAGATGTATGGTTATAAGATGGACGAAATCATCGGTAAAAATATCTCTGTCATCCGATCAAACAATAACGATCCGGCAATAACTTCCAAAATTCATGAGTCTACCTTAAAAGGCGGATGGCACGGCAGGTTAATAAACAAAAAGAAGAATGGAGCGGAGTTTACAATAGAGCTTTCCACATCTTTGATAAAAGATGAAACCGGAGCTGCTGTAGCCCTGGTCGGAATAGCATGGGATATGACCGGGGAGATTAAAGCAGAGGAGCAATTAAGAGAGGTTCAGGATAAGTACCGTACTCTTTTTGTTGAATTAAAAGACACAGTTTATGAAAGTACTGTCGACGGGAATTTCCTTGAATTGAATCCGGCCGGTCTGGACCTGTTCGGCGTTAAATCATTCGACCAGCTTAAACATATTGACATTGCAAAGGAAATTTATCTTCATCATGAAGAGAGAGAAAAATTTAAAAAGGAACTTGAAAGAACCGGTTTTGTGAGCAATTACCAGATCGATATCAAACGCTTGAACGGTGAAATTGCCACTGTCCTGGAAACCTCAATGGTTGTAAAAGACCGAAACGGCGAAATTACCGGTTACCGCGGAATATTAAGAGACATTACGGAGATTAAAAAGAATGAAGAGCGGTTAAAACTACTCGTCGAAAAATTCGAGAACCTTAACCTGCAACTCCGTAAATCCGAACAGGAGCTGAAGGAGTTGAATGCGGCAAAGGACAAATTTTTCTCGATAGTCGCACATGATTTACGCAGCCCTTTCAGCTCGCTTCTCAGCTTCTCCGAGTTTCTCGTTGAGGATATCGAGGAGCTTTCAAAAGAGGATATAAAATCATTCGCCGAGAAAATTAACGAGTCTTCAAAAACCGTGTTTACTCTGCTTGAAAATCTTCTGCAATGGTCCAGAATTCAAACGGGAAAAATTCCTTACGAGCCTACAACCTTTAATATCAACTATAAGATAAATCAGATTATCAACCTGTTAAAAAATAATGCGGAACAGAAAAATATTAGCGTATCCAACGATGTATCCAACGGCGCGATAGTTTTCGCGGATGAAGATATGATATTTTCAGTGGTCCAGAACCTTTTATCAAATGCAATTAAATTTACAAAAGATGGCGGGAATATTGTATTCAAGAGCAGCTTCCGGGAAAGCGATATTGAAATCTCGATTACCGATAACGGTGTCGGTATAAAGGATGAAGATATAAAAAAGTTATTCCGGATGGATTCGCATCACACTACTTACGGTACAAAAGACGAAAAGGGAAGCGGTCTTGGACTTCTGCTTTGCAAGGAAATGGTTGAACGCAACAGAGGCAAAATCTGGGTCAGCAGCAAATCGGGCATAGGAACAACATTCGCTTTTACTGTTCCGAAAGGTTAA
- a CDS encoding L-threonylcarbamoyladenylate synthase, with the protein MKILKATDEAVEKAAAIIKDGGIVAFPTETVYGLGADGLNSIAVAKIFETKKRPAFNPLILHIADKSDLIKLAVVENDRIEKLIDKFWPGPLTLVLPKLDLVPDIVTSGNPTVAIRMPDHPVAIELIKKCGTPIAAPSANRFGHLSPTEAAHVFKSIGDKVDLIIDGGKCSIGVESSIVQYVNNKFYLLRPGGLSKEEIQNEIGEIAVVTGHTGKPNSPGQLPFHYAPSIPLFFLTKENLKKYSDKKIGALFFRNINVDFKFETVRILSDKGDLKEAAANLFVHLHELEKEKIDLILAEPVEEKGLGLAIMDRLKKGTTRFII; encoded by the coding sequence ATGAAGATATTAAAAGCTACTGACGAGGCCGTTGAAAAGGCGGCTGCAATTATTAAAGACGGAGGAATTGTTGCCTTCCCAACCGAAACCGTGTACGGATTGGGGGCTGACGGCTTAAATTCAATTGCTGTTGCTAAAATTTTTGAAACAAAAAAACGTCCCGCTTTTAATCCTCTTATTCTGCATATTGCTGATAAGAGCGATCTTATAAAACTTGCCGTTGTTGAAAATGACCGGATTGAAAAATTAATAGATAAATTCTGGCCGGGCCCTTTAACACTTGTTTTGCCAAAACTCGATCTTGTTCCAGATATAGTTACTTCCGGAAATCCGACGGTCGCAATACGCATGCCTGATCATCCGGTTGCCATCGAACTGATAAAAAAATGCGGAACACCCATTGCCGCTCCCAGCGCAAACCGGTTCGGGCATTTGAGCCCGACCGAAGCTGCACATGTATTTAAAAGCATAGGCGACAAAGTAGATTTAATTATTGACGGCGGAAAATGCTCTATAGGTGTTGAATCTTCTATTGTACAGTACGTGAACAATAAATTTTATCTGCTTCGTCCGGGCGGACTGTCAAAAGAAGAGATTCAAAACGAAATCGGGGAAATTGCTGTCGTTACAGGACACACCGGTAAACCGAATTCACCCGGACAGCTTCCATTTCATTATGCCCCGTCTATTCCGTTATTCTTTTTAACGAAAGAGAATCTAAAAAAATACTCCGATAAAAAAATCGGCGCACTTTTTTTTAGAAATATAAACGTAGATTTTAAATTTGAAACCGTAAGGATTCTTTCTGACAAAGGGGATTTAAAAGAGGCCGCCGCCAATTTATTCGTTCATCTTCATGAGCTTGAAAAAGAAAAGATCGATTTAATTCTGGCCGAACCAGTTGAAGAAAAAGGCCTGGGGCTTGCAATAATGGACCGTCTTAAAAAAGGGACTACCCGCTTTATTATTTAA
- the hisN gene encoding histidinol-phosphatase: protein MEQITGVKNFCKHLAEESGNVIRKYFRTNISIETKPDESPVTIADKKSEELMRELIMKEFPDHGILGEEFGEHNSSAEYKWILDPIDGTKSFISGVPLFGTLIALLHNDQPVVGVINHPLLDQYLIGDNSTAELNGEKIKVRECSRISSALLLSSDHLNFRKYRSKEGFEKLTGIVKLYRMWGDCYGYSLLASGYADIMIDPIMSRWDLAALIPVIRGAGGVITDYYGNDPAKGDSIVAAVPSIHTEVIRILNRM from the coding sequence ATGGAACAGATTACCGGAGTTAAAAATTTCTGTAAACATCTAGCCGAGGAAAGCGGCAATGTTATCAGGAAATATTTCAGGACAAATATTAGTATTGAGACAAAGCCGGACGAATCGCCCGTCACGATAGCCGATAAAAAATCCGAAGAGCTGATGCGTGAATTGATAATGAAAGAGTTCCCGGATCACGGAATTCTCGGAGAGGAATTCGGCGAACATAATTCTTCAGCCGAGTACAAGTGGATACTCGACCCGATAGACGGAACAAAAAGTTTTATTTCCGGAGTTCCCCTCTTCGGGACTCTTATTGCGCTGCTTCATAACGATCAACCCGTAGTCGGTGTGATTAATCATCCTTTGCTGGACCAATATCTTATCGGAGATAATTCAACGGCGGAATTAAACGGTGAAAAAATTAAAGTAAGAGAATGTAGCAGGATTTCGTCGGCTCTTCTCCTGTCATCGGATCATCTTAATTTTAGAAAATACAGATCGAAAGAAGGATTTGAAAAATTAACAGGAATTGTAAAACTCTACAGGATGTGGGGCGATTGTTACGGATACTCACTTCTTGCAAGCGGGTATGCAGATATTATGATAGACCCTATTATGAGTCGCTGGGATCTCGCGGCGCTTATTCCAGTTATCAGGGGCGCTGGAGGTGTAATTACTGATTATTATGGAAATGATCCAGCCAAAGGAGACAGTATTGTTGCCGCAGTTCCTTCAATTCATACCGAAGTAATCAGAATCTTGAACAGGATGTAA
- a CDS encoding pitrilysin family protein gives MKRKLLFIIALMLSTTLLLAGGGKKKEFKIPYEQYKLSNGLDVILHIDRSDPIVAVYVAYHVGSARESKGRTGFAHLFEHIMFQESQHIGQDQFFKKISKAGGSLNGSTNTDRTNYFETVPKNALELALWMESDRMGFLLSKVTQEAFENQQNVVQNEKRQSDNQPYSQSSYAMSKLFYPEGHPYSWTVIGEMEDLAAASLDDVIKFYKTYYGPKNATLVVSGDIDVKRTKELVEKYFGEIEGYNESKPLPKMPVTLEETKRAYFEDKLANAPDLSMSFPTVERFHKDSYALSYLSQLLAGSKKSPLYKVIVEEKKLAPNVGAFQQSSELAGAFRISIRAFPGKNLGEVEDAVKDAFTRFEKEGFSDQDLERLKNGVEVSFYNQISSVLGKAMRLADYNIFAGSTDFMNADLNNSLNVTKEDVLRVYNKYVKEKNCVVLNIVPKGKADLASPAAVLFPIKEESIDMQGVKKETAESVKIEPIPTKFDRTKEPALGPDPVVNPPAIWSDKIKNGIKVYGVIHSELPLVQFSIVLKGGMLLDPKDKIGTAFLTARMLNEGTLSKTPVELREAMQDLGSNISVSAGSETITLSGSCLASKLSETIDLAKEILFEPRWDEKEFPIVKRQIIESLKRMESSPSNIASDVFSKLIYGSDNILSNSPMGTAGSVEAITMDDLKNYYNDYFSASVAGIMVVGDITKEKALQVFGGFGDWHLKDIDFPEIKISSETQPGVYFVDIPKAVQSEFRVGHLSLPYNDPDYYKTVVMNFRLGGDFNSILNMILREEKGFTYGARSGFSGSNYPGTFTASAPVQSNSTFETATIIRDEITKYRNGISEEDLANVKSTLLKGNALRFETLQALSGMLSPVVLYDLPFNYIKQREAFVQKLTAEEHKALSQKYLLPEKMVYVIVGDKATQFDKLKELGLGDPVLVDKNGIPVK, from the coding sequence ATGAAAAGAAAGTTGTTATTTATTATTGCTCTTATGCTTTCCACTACGCTGCTTCTGGCCGGAGGCGGGAAAAAAAAGGAATTTAAAATTCCATATGAACAATATAAGCTGTCTAACGGGCTGGATGTAATTCTACATATTGACCGATCTGATCCGATAGTAGCTGTTTATGTTGCGTATCATGTCGGATCTGCGAGGGAGTCTAAAGGGCGCACGGGATTTGCACATCTCTTCGAACATATTATGTTTCAGGAATCGCAGCATATAGGTCAGGATCAATTTTTTAAGAAGATCTCCAAAGCCGGCGGTTCTTTGAACGGATCGACAAATACAGACCGGACAAATTATTTTGAGACCGTTCCGAAGAACGCACTCGAACTGGCACTCTGGATGGAATCCGATCGTATGGGCTTCCTGTTAAGCAAGGTAACACAGGAAGCGTTTGAAAATCAGCAGAATGTTGTTCAGAACGAGAAAAGACAGAGCGATAATCAGCCCTACTCTCAATCAAGTTATGCCATGTCCAAACTTTTCTATCCGGAAGGTCATCCTTACAGCTGGACTGTAATAGGCGAAATGGAGGACCTTGCCGCAGCATCTCTGGACGATGTAATAAAATTCTACAAAACATATTACGGACCGAAGAACGCAACACTGGTTGTCTCAGGTGATATTGATGTTAAGAGAACTAAAGAACTGGTAGAAAAGTATTTCGGTGAAATTGAAGGGTATAATGAGTCCAAACCATTACCAAAAATGCCAGTCACTTTGGAGGAAACAAAGCGTGCCTACTTTGAAGATAAACTTGCCAACGCACCGGATCTTTCAATGTCGTTTCCGACGGTTGAACGGTTTCATAAGGATTCATACGCACTGTCTTACCTTTCACAATTGCTTGCGGGAAGTAAAAAATCACCTCTTTACAAAGTGATTGTAGAAGAGAAAAAACTTGCCCCAAACGTTGGTGCATTTCAGCAAAGCTCTGAACTTGCCGGCGCATTCAGAATCAGTATTCGTGCATTTCCCGGTAAAAACTTAGGTGAAGTTGAAGATGCCGTTAAAGATGCATTCACACGGTTTGAAAAAGAAGGATTTAGCGATCAGGATCTTGAAAGACTTAAGAATGGAGTGGAAGTAAGTTTCTATAATCAGATTTCAAGTGTTCTCGGAAAAGCAATGCGTCTTGCCGATTATAATATTTTTGCCGGCTCAACAGATTTTATGAATGCGGATCTGAATAATTCTTTGAATGTAACAAAAGAGGATGTGCTGAGGGTTTATAATAAGTATGTAAAAGAGAAAAATTGTGTTGTGCTTAATATTGTGCCTAAAGGGAAAGCGGATCTGGCATCACCGGCTGCAGTATTATTCCCGATAAAAGAAGAATCAATCGATATGCAGGGTGTAAAAAAAGAAACTGCCGAATCCGTAAAAATTGAACCGATACCTACAAAGTTTGATAGAACGAAAGAACCTGCATTAGGACCCGATCCGGTTGTAAATCCACCGGCTATCTGGAGTGATAAGATTAAAAACGGTATAAAAGTATATGGAGTAATACATAGTGAATTGCCGCTTGTTCAATTTTCGATTGTATTGAAAGGGGGTATGCTGCTCGATCCTAAAGATAAAATCGGAACAGCATTTTTGACCGCACGTATGTTAAATGAAGGAACATTGAGCAAAACACCTGTCGAATTAAGAGAAGCAATGCAGGATCTTGGTTCAAACATTTCGGTGTCTGCCGGTTCAGAAACTATTACTCTCAGCGGATCCTGCCTTGCAAGTAAATTGAGCGAAACTATTGATCTTGCAAAAGAAATTCTTTTCGAACCGCGCTGGGACGAAAAGGAATTCCCGATCGTTAAGAGACAGATAATCGAAAGCCTTAAAAGAATGGAATCTTCTCCTTCTAATATCGCCAGCGACGTTTTTTCCAAACTGATTTACGGTTCAGATAATATTCTATCGAATTCTCCTATGGGCACGGCGGGTTCGGTTGAAGCTATTACAATGGATGATTTGAAAAATTATTACAATGATTATTTTTCTGCATCTGTTGCCGGAATTATGGTCGTTGGAGATATTACAAAAGAAAAAGCTCTTCAGGTATTCGGCGGATTCGGGGACTGGCATTTGAAGGATATTGATTTTCCGGAAATTAAAATATCCTCTGAAACACAACCGGGAGTTTATTTCGTAGATATTCCGAAAGCTGTTCAGTCGGAATTCCGTGTCGGACACCTCTCTCTTCCATATAACGATCCTGATTATTACAAAACGGTTGTTATGAATTTCAGGTTGGGCGGTGATTTCAACAGCATATTAAATATGATTCTTCGCGAAGAGAAAGGATTTACATATGGAGCCCGGTCAGGATTCAGCGGTTCGAATTATCCGGGAACATTTACAGCATCGGCGCCGGTCCAATCCAATTCAACTTTTGAAACCGCAACAATTATCAGGGATGAGATTACGAAATACAGGAACGGAATAAGCGAAGAAGATCTTGCAAATGTAAAGAGTACACTTTTAAAGGGTAACGCGCTCCGTTTCGAAACGCTTCAGGCTTTGTCCGGCATGCTCTCCCCCGTAGTCCTTTATGATCTGCCTTTCAATTATATTAAACAGAGAGAGGCGTTCGTCCAGAAATTGACCGCGGAGGAACATAAAGCCCTTTCTCAAAAATATTTGCTGCCCGAAAAAATGGTCTATGTAATTGTCGGCGATAAAGCTACTCAATTTGATAAATTGAAAGAACTTGGTCTCGGAGATCCCGTGCTGGTTGATAAGAACGGAATACCCGTTAAATAA
- the trxA gene encoding thioredoxin, with product MMKNIIEGTDFNFPTEVLKSDLPVLVDFWAPWCGPCRMVAPVVEEIANELTGKLKVVKVNTDENYGVASQYGIMSIPTLGIFKNGKLVDAVIGAVPKQHLVSKITPHLENVN from the coding sequence ATGATGAAAAACATAATAGAAGGGACTGATTTTAATTTCCCCACCGAAGTATTAAAATCCGATCTTCCGGTTCTTGTCGATTTCTGGGCCCCCTGGTGTGGTCCTTGCAGAATGGTAGCTCCCGTTGTAGAAGAAATCGCAAATGAATTGACCGGTAAGCTGAAGGTTGTTAAAGTGAATACAGATGAAAATTACGGAGTCGCATCTCAGTATGGTATTATGAGTATCCCGACACTTGGAATTTTCAAGAACGGAAAACTGGTTGATGCCGTAATCGGTGCGGTTCCCAAACAGCATTTAGTATCAAAGATTACGCCCCATCTTGAAAATGTAAACTAG
- a CDS encoding 4Fe-4S binding protein, whose protein sequence is MVITDECISCSACVDECENNAIYNAGESYTVNGETKNAISDDHTFIAPELCNDCKSCVEVCAVDAIVEA, encoded by the coding sequence ATGGTTATTACAGACGAATGCATCAGCTGTTCAGCTTGTGTAGATGAATGCGAAAACAACGCCATTTATAATGCGGGAGAATCTTATACTGTTAATGGCGAGACTAAAAACGCAATTTCCGATGACCATACATTCATTGCGCCCGAACTATGCAACGATTGTAAATCCTGTGTTGAAGTTTGCGCTGTTGATGCTATTGTAGAAGCATAA
- a CDS encoding DUF4920 domain-containing protein, with amino-acid sequence MIKKTFLTIITALLLVSNINAEGEKYGKDITLKEKTQVSAILSAPEKFDGKTVLVEGKILNVCQGMGCWIEIAGATEEEKIMVKVEDGVIVFPKESKGKTALVEGVVAEVLPSNEEHHDDKEHKHEGDDPCNPKTKTYRINGLGAVIK; translated from the coding sequence ATGATTAAGAAAACATTTTTAACAATCATTACAGCGCTTTTACTCGTTTCTAACATAAATGCTGAGGGTGAAAAATACGGTAAGGACATTACATTAAAGGAGAAAACCCAGGTTTCTGCAATCCTTAGCGCACCGGAAAAGTTTGATGGTAAAACCGTTCTTGTTGAAGGTAAAATTCTTAATGTATGTCAGGGAATGGGGTGCTGGATTGAAATAGCCGGTGCAACCGAAGAAGAAAAGATTATGGTTAAAGTTGAAGATGGTGTTATTGTATTTCCAAAGGAATCAAAGGGCAAAACCGCACTCGTAGAAGGTGTTGTTGCAGAAGTACTTCCTTCGAACGAAGAGCATCATGACGATAAAGAGCACAAACACGAAGGAGACGATCCCTGCAATCCCAAGACTAAGACATATAGAATTAACGGACTTGGCGCAGTAATAAAGTAA
- the priA gene encoding primosomal protein N', with translation MFAQVVFPLPFRNSFTYSIPDSLSESVQVGVRVVVPFGRRVMTGFVIELSESTSLTEKIKPVKDVIDPVPIFDNNNLRFYEWLSEYYLSSLGESLKNAVPYGTDIESKKKIVSDPEFCTELLLKEKKKTSLKSKILSVLSNREVSTISFLQKEIKNKNIYSVLNDLTKQGALSIISEVENAKVRTKKIKYVKLSEPVDDVYNAIPQLEKKSPKQVILLLELLSAKEDLPLSELIKKTGSGASTVNSLAKKNLVSVFDKEIDRVYRETYTEEQKEIVLTSQQKKIIENVGSEIEKERFETFLLHGVTGSGKTQIYIELAKRAVEKGRSVIILVPEISLTPQITSRFFNYFGPVTAVLHSRMSPGERYDTWRGFISGKYKVAIGPRSALFAPLTNIGLIVVDEEHDQSYKQQDIVPKYHARDAAIIRGKFSSCPVLLGSATPSLESMHNALAGKYSLLELPERIDNAKLPEIKLIDVTLEKKKKKMEGVFSRVMLDEINARLNKKESVIILQNRRGFATQVFCNDCGEVITCNDCSVPMVHHLNKNILQCHYCGIVKHVPKACPVCGSLSLKFFGTGTQRVEDELDFYFPESKVERVDSDAINRKGKLGEILNSFRKGEINILVGTQMVSKGLDFSNVTLVGVISAETTLWIPDFRADERTFQLLTQVSGRSGRAGKKGEVLIQTQNEKNFVLQKVVENDYSGFYKKEIDLREKGEYPPFTRIGLVEIKDEKEDRAKAAINEFAGFLKKHSKGLNVSPATEAVIYKIKGFYRYNILIKSSKKIDPSGRLLRNALLNSYIDFNQKSKFRDIKVIIDIDPQSIL, from the coding sequence ATGTTTGCACAGGTCGTTTTCCCTCTTCCCTTTAGAAATTCTTTTACCTACTCTATACCCGATTCACTTTCTGAATCTGTTCAAGTAGGGGTTCGGGTCGTCGTTCCATTTGGAAGAAGAGTAATGACCGGTTTTGTAATTGAGTTAAGCGAATCGACTTCCCTTACAGAAAAAATCAAACCGGTTAAAGATGTAATTGATCCGGTACCGATCTTTGATAATAACAATCTCCGGTTTTACGAATGGTTAAGTGAATATTATCTTAGCTCGCTCGGAGAATCATTGAAAAATGCTGTTCCGTACGGAACGGATATAGAATCGAAAAAGAAAATTGTTTCGGATCCGGAATTCTGTACAGAATTATTATTGAAAGAGAAGAAAAAAACTTCACTCAAATCAAAAATTCTCAGTGTGCTTTCAAACAGGGAAGTCTCAACAATTTCCTTCTTGCAAAAAGAAATTAAGAATAAAAACATTTATTCGGTTCTCAATGATCTTACAAAGCAGGGTGCTCTTTCAATTATTAGTGAAGTTGAAAACGCGAAAGTAAGAACGAAGAAAATTAAATATGTAAAATTATCCGAACCGGTAGATGACGTTTACAACGCAATTCCTCAACTTGAAAAAAAATCCCCCAAACAGGTTATACTTCTTCTTGAACTTCTTTCGGCAAAAGAGGATCTCCCTCTTTCGGAGCTAATTAAAAAAACCGGATCCGGCGCATCGACCGTTAATAGTCTTGCAAAAAAAAATCTTGTTTCCGTCTTCGATAAAGAAATTGATCGTGTATACAGAGAAACCTATACAGAGGAACAAAAGGAAATTGTATTAACATCACAGCAAAAAAAAATAATTGAGAATGTCGGAAGTGAAATCGAAAAGGAGAGGTTCGAAACATTTCTTCTTCATGGAGTAACCGGTAGCGGCAAGACACAGATTTATATTGAACTTGCCAAAAGAGCAGTTGAAAAAGGGAGGTCGGTTATAATTCTTGTCCCGGAGATTTCCCTTACTCCTCAGATTACATCGCGGTTCTTCAATTACTTCGGTCCGGTTACGGCTGTACTGCACAGCAGGATGTCGCCGGGCGAGAGATACGATACGTGGCGCGGCTTTATTTCCGGGAAATATAAAGTTGCTATTGGACCGCGTTCCGCACTCTTTGCCCCGCTTACCAATATCGGATTAATTGTTGTGGATGAAGAACACGACCAGAGCTATAAACAGCAGGATATTGTGCCTAAATATCATGCGCGCGACGCAGCAATCATCCGCGGCAAATTCAGCAGCTGTCCGGTTCTGCTTGGCTCGGCAACTCCTTCTCTGGAAAGCATGCATAACGCACTTGCAGGAAAATATTCATTACTGGAATTGCCCGAAAGAATTGATAATGCAAAACTTCCGGAGATAAAATTGATCGACGTTACACTTGAAAAAAAGAAGAAGAAAATGGAAGGCGTCTTTTCGAGGGTGATGCTCGATGAGATAAATGCAAGGTTGAATAAGAAAGAAAGTGTGATAATTCTGCAGAATAGAAGGGGATTTGCTACGCAGGTTTTTTGTAACGACTGCGGCGAAGTAATCACCTGCAACGATTGTTCTGTACCTATGGTTCATCATTTAAATAAAAATATTCTTCAATGCCATTATTGTGGCATTGTAAAACATGTTCCAAAAGCATGTCCTGTGTGCGGTTCTCTTTCACTTAAATTCTTCGGTACAGGTACTCAAAGGGTGGAGGACGAACTCGACTTCTATTTCCCAGAATCAAAAGTTGAACGCGTCGATTCGGATGCTATCAACAGGAAAGGAAAACTGGGAGAAATACTTAACAGCTTCCGCAAGGGTGAAATTAATATTCTAGTTGGAACTCAAATGGTCTCCAAAGGGCTCGATTTTTCAAACGTTACTCTTGTCGGTGTCATCTCGGCCGAGACTACTTTATGGATCCCCGATTTCAGAGCCGACGAAAGGACCTTTCAACTTCTTACTCAGGTATCCGGAAGATCCGGGAGAGCCGGAAAAAAAGGTGAAGTTCTGATTCAGACTCAGAATGAAAAGAATTTTGTGCTTCAGAAGGTCGTTGAAAATGACTATTCCGGATTTTACAAAAAGGAGATCGACCTCAGGGAGAAAGGCGAATACCCTCCTTTCACCAGGATAGGACTCGTTGAAATAAAAGACGAGAAAGAGGATAGGGCAAAAGCCGCAATAAATGAATTCGCAGGGTTCTTGAAAAAACACTCCAAAGGCCTTAATGTATCTCCCGCTACGGAAGCGGTCATATATAAAATAAAAGGATTTTACCGATATAATATTTTGATTAAGAGCAGTAAGAAAATCGATCCGTCCGGAAGATTATTGCGCAATGCGCTCCTAAATTCCTACATCGACTTCAATCAGAAATCAAAGTTCAGGGATATAAAAGTAATTATTGATATTGATCCTCAGAGCATCTTATAG
- a CDS encoding YIP1 family protein codes for MVDTTNQEAPKMSPAEEEELELSHTDKLVGVFSEPGNTFTKMSKFGAKTSDWIIPILVVIVVAILSNIVMMSNPVIKLSIMEKQMAQIEKQFDEAVASGQLTEAQKEEQMEVVRERMDQGMAANMIFTILGIVIFSFISFFVVSGVFYLFAKFLLKGSGVYRDAMSAYGLPMYVVVIQVIVMVIVALVMNKFFASLSVAEFLDADKTTIAGFLLNKLDIFSIWFYSIVSIGFAKMFKSEETGKYFAMIFGIWIGFGLIMFLLAKALPFLQWFGF; via the coding sequence ATGGTAGATACTACAAATCAGGAAGCTCCCAAAATGTCACCCGCAGAGGAAGAGGAATTGGAGCTCAGTCATACGGATAAACTCGTCGGCGTGTTTTCTGAACCGGGGAATACATTCACCAAGATGTCGAAGTTCGGAGCTAAAACGTCCGATTGGATAATACCGATACTTGTAGTAATTGTTGTAGCAATCCTTTCAAATATTGTAATGATGAGCAATCCGGTTATTAAACTTTCGATAATGGAAAAGCAGATGGCCCAGATTGAAAAGCAGTTCGATGAAGCTGTTGCCAGCGGCCAGTTGACGGAAGCTCAGAAAGAAGAACAAATGGAAGTAGTACGCGAAAGGATGGACCAGGGAATGGCTGCCAATATGATCTTTACTATCCTGGGAATTGTTATTTTTTCCTTCATCTCGTTCTTTGTGGTTTCGGGAGTGTTTTATCTTTTCGCAAAATTTCTACTTAAGGGATCGGGTGTCTACAGGGATGCCATGTCTGCATACGGACTTCCAATGTATGTTGTTGTAATCCAGGTAATTGTAATGGTGATAGTAGCTTTAGTAATGAACAAATTTTTTGCGAGCCTTAGTGTAGCAGAGTTTTTGGATGCTGATAAGACAACTATTGCCGGATTTCTTCTCAATAAGCTCGATATTTTCTCGATCTGGTTCTATTCGATTGTAAGCATTGGATTTGCCAAGATGTTCAAATCGGAAGAGACCGGAAAATATTTTGCCATGATTTTCGGGATCTGGATCGGTTTCGGATTAATTATGTTCCTACTTGCCAAAGCGCTTCCGTTCCTGCAGTGGTTCGGCTTCTAA